A single region of the Neotabrizicola shimadae genome encodes:
- the sucD gene encoding succinate--CoA ligase subunit alpha — translation MAILITEKTPVIVQGMSGRIGQFHAAEMIRHGTNVVGGVTPGKGGERLLDRPLFNTVREAVEETGAEASLLFVPPPFAADAIMEAADAGIRTAVCVTDGIPSQDMMRVKRFLRRYPEARKMRLIGPNCAGIITPGKGFMGIMPPHIYMPGRVGIVGRSGTLGYEAASQMKALGIGVSTSVGIGGDPINGSSFRDILELFQQDPETDAVMMIGEIGGPQEAEAAAWAARNMTKPIVAYIAGLSAPKGRKMGHAGAIISAFGESAQEKVEILAAAGITVAPNPSAMGETMARVLTTRRAAA, via the coding sequence ATGGCGATCCTGATCACCGAGAAGACCCCTGTCATCGTTCAGGGCATGTCGGGCCGCATCGGCCAGTTCCATGCCGCCGAGATGATCAGGCATGGCACCAATGTCGTGGGGGGCGTGACCCCCGGCAAGGGCGGCGAGCGGCTGTTGGACCGGCCGCTCTTCAACACCGTGCGCGAAGCGGTCGAGGAGACGGGCGCCGAAGCCTCGCTTCTGTTCGTGCCGCCGCCCTTTGCGGCCGATGCGATCATGGAGGCCGCGGATGCCGGCATCCGCACCGCCGTCTGCGTGACCGACGGCATCCCCTCGCAGGACATGATGCGGGTGAAGCGCTTTCTGCGCCGCTATCCCGAAGCCCGCAAGATGCGCCTGATCGGGCCGAATTGCGCGGGCATCATCACGCCCGGCAAGGGCTTCATGGGCATCATGCCGCCCCATATCTACATGCCGGGCCGGGTGGGCATCGTGGGCCGGTCGGGCACGCTGGGGTATGAGGCGGCGAGCCAGATGAAGGCGCTGGGCATCGGCGTATCGACCAGCGTGGGCATCGGCGGCGACCCGATCAACGGATCGTCCTTCCGCGACATCCTGGAGCTGTTCCAGCAGGACCCCGAGACCGATGCCGTGATGATGATCGGCGAGATCGGCGGCCCGCAGGAGGCCGAGGCGGCCGCCTGGGCCGCACGTAACATGACCAAGCCCATCGTCGCCTATATCGCCGGGCTGTCGGCGCCCAAGGGGCGCAAGATGGGCCATGCGGGGGCGATCATCTCGGCCTTTGGCGAAAGCGCGCAGGAAAAGGTCGAGATCCTGGCGGCAGCCGGTATTACCGTGGCGCCGAACCCGTCCGCCATGGGCGAGACGATGGCCCGCGTCCTGACCACCCGCCGCGCGGCCGCCTGA
- a CDS encoding malate--CoA ligase subunit beta, with amino-acid sequence MDIHEYQAKEILGRFGVPVPRGGLAYSPEQAAYRARELGGDAWVVKAQVHAGGRGAAGGVKLCRSVDEVQSYAASLFGRQLVTKQTDQAGKGVYRLWVEPACDIAQELYLGFVLDRKSERIMIVASAHGGIEIEDLAETDPASLRRMTIDPAAGLVEFQARELAFGLGLKGRQIAQMVTILQACYRAYRDLDAMMVEINPLVITGAGDLVALDAKMSFDTNALFRRPQIAELRDRSQEDPRESTAGDHGLAYVGLTGDIGCIINGAGLAMATMDMIKLAGGEPANFLDIGGGASPERVVRAFRTVLADRNVSVILVNIFAGINRCDWVAEGVVKAYREVGMTIPVVVRLAGTNVEEGKAILQASGLPLITADTLAEAADKAVAARPKLAA; translated from the coding sequence ATGGACATCCATGAATACCAGGCGAAGGAAATCCTTGGCCGCTTCGGCGTGCCGGTGCCTCGGGGCGGGCTCGCCTACAGCCCCGAACAGGCCGCCTACCGGGCGCGCGAGCTGGGGGGCGATGCCTGGGTGGTGAAGGCGCAGGTCCATGCCGGGGGCCGTGGTGCCGCGGGCGGGGTCAAGCTGTGCCGGTCTGTGGATGAGGTGCAGAGCTATGCGGCAAGCCTGTTCGGCCGCCAGCTGGTGACGAAGCAGACCGACCAGGCCGGCAAGGGGGTTTATCGGCTGTGGGTCGAACCGGCCTGCGACATCGCGCAGGAGCTGTATCTGGGCTTCGTGCTGGATCGGAAATCCGAGCGGATCATGATCGTGGCCTCGGCCCATGGCGGGATCGAGATCGAGGATCTGGCCGAGACGGACCCGGCCAGCCTGCGGCGCATGACCATCGACCCGGCGGCGGGACTGGTGGAGTTCCAGGCGCGGGAGCTGGCCTTTGGACTGGGGCTGAAGGGCCGCCAGATCGCCCAGATGGTGACAATCCTGCAGGCCTGCTATCGCGCCTATCGCGACCTTGACGCGATGATGGTCGAGATCAACCCCTTGGTGATCACCGGGGCGGGGGATCTGGTGGCGCTGGATGCCAAGATGAGCTTCGACACCAACGCGCTGTTCCGCCGCCCGCAGATCGCGGAACTGCGCGACCGCAGCCAGGAAGACCCGCGCGAGTCGACCGCGGGCGACCACGGGCTGGCCTATGTGGGGCTGACAGGCGACATCGGCTGCATCATCAACGGCGCGGGCCTGGCCATGGCGACGATGGACATGATCAAGCTGGCCGGCGGCGAGCCTGCGAACTTCCTCGATATCGGCGGGGGCGCGAGTCCCGAGCGCGTGGTGCGCGCCTTTCGCACCGTGCTGGCCGACCGCAATGTCAGCGTGATCCTGGTGAACATCTTCGCCGGCATCAACCGCTGCGACTGGGTGGCTGAAGGCGTGGTCAAGGCCTATCGCGAGGTGGGCATGACCATTCCCGTCGTCGTGCGGCTGGCGGGGACGAATGTCGAGGAGGGCAAGGCGATCCTTCAGGCCTCGGGCCTGCCGCTGATCACCGCCGATACCCTGGCCGAAGCCGCCGACAAGGCCGTCGCGGCCCGCCCGAAACTGGCTGCCTGA